A window of Brevibacterium ihuae contains these coding sequences:
- the frr gene encoding ribosome recycling factor, protein MIKDTLTEARQKMDKAIEVTKDDFGNVRTGRANPALFANILVDYYGAPTPMQQLASFQVPEARTLLITPYDRSALGEIETALRNSDVGANPANDGNIIRVVLPELTEERRREYVKIVKGNAEEGKVSIRNVRRRAKETLEKIQKDGEAGEDEVRSAIHELEDLTKKKVDEIDVLLHAKEAELLEV, encoded by the coding sequence GTGATCAAGGACACCCTGACCGAGGCCCGGCAGAAGATGGACAAGGCCATCGAGGTCACCAAGGACGACTTCGGCAATGTGCGCACCGGTCGGGCGAACCCCGCCCTGTTCGCCAACATCCTCGTCGACTACTACGGCGCCCCGACCCCCATGCAGCAGCTCGCCTCGTTCCAGGTGCCCGAGGCCCGCACCCTGCTCATCACCCCGTACGACCGGAGCGCCCTCGGTGAGATCGAGACCGCTCTGCGCAACTCCGACGTCGGCGCCAACCCGGCCAACGACGGCAACATCATCCGGGTCGTGCTCCCGGAGCTCACCGAGGAGCGCCGCCGCGAGTACGTCAAGATCGTCAAGGGCAATGCGGAGGAGGGCAAGGTCTCGATCCGCAACGTCCGCCGCCGGGCCAAGGAGACCCTCGAGAAGATCCAGAAGGACGGCGAGGCCGGCGAGGACGAGGTGCGCAGCGCCATCCACGAGCTCGAGGATCTGACGAAGAAGAAGGTCGACGAGATCGACGTGCTCCTCCATGCGAAGGAAGCCGAACTCCTCGAGGTCTGA
- the pyrH gene encoding UMP kinase: protein MSDTTARTSPLQDNPLRTHRRRVLLKLSGEVFGGGDVGVNPDVVSAVARQIAQAVPEVEVSIVVGGGNFFRGAELSQRGMDRTRADYMGMLGTMMNCLALQDFLEQAGVDTRVQSAIPMTQVAETYIPRRAIRHMEKDRVVIFGAGAGLPFFSTDTVAAQRALEIRADAVLIAKNGVDGVYSADPKVDPTATKIDRITYRDALARGLKVVDATAFSLCMDNRLPMVVFGMEGDETLRRAIAGERIGTIVTGD, encoded by the coding sequence ATGTCGGACACCACCGCGCGCACCTCGCCCCTCCAGGACAACCCGCTGCGCACGCATCGCCGGCGCGTGCTCCTCAAGCTCTCCGGCGAGGTCTTCGGCGGCGGCGACGTGGGAGTCAACCCGGATGTCGTATCCGCCGTGGCGCGGCAGATCGCGCAGGCGGTCCCCGAGGTCGAGGTGAGCATCGTCGTCGGCGGCGGCAACTTCTTCCGCGGCGCCGAGCTCTCGCAGCGCGGCATGGACCGCACCCGCGCCGACTACATGGGCATGCTCGGCACGATGATGAACTGCCTCGCGCTCCAGGACTTCCTCGAGCAGGCCGGCGTCGACACCCGCGTGCAGTCGGCGATCCCCATGACCCAGGTCGCCGAGACCTACATCCCGCGCCGCGCCATCCGCCACATGGAGAAGGACCGGGTCGTGATCTTCGGCGCCGGGGCCGGGCTGCCGTTCTTCTCCACCGACACCGTCGCCGCCCAGCGCGCGCTCGAGATCCGCGCCGACGCGGTGCTCATCGCCAAGAACGGCGTCGACGGCGTGTACTCCGCGGACCCCAAGGTCGACCCGACGGCGACGAAGATCGACCGCATCACCTACCGCGACGCCCTGGCCCGCGGGCTCAAGGTCGTCGACGCCACCGCCTTCTCGCTCTGCATGGACAATCGGCTCCCCATGGTCGTGTTCGGCATGGAGGGCGACGAGACCCTCCGCCGGGCGATCGCCGGCGAGCGCATCGGCACCATCGTCACCGGGGACTGA